The Candidatus Methylomirabilota bacterium genomic sequence ATCGGCAGCATCGATATCGTGCTCGGCGAGGTGGATCGGTGAAACGGACGTTACGACGCGCGAAATCCCCCCGTGCCCCCCTTTATCAAAGGGGGGTTGGGGGGAACTGGTATTGGATGCGATGACGGAAGAGACTATTCAAGCGATCTTGGCTCGATATCCGGATCGCCGTTCCGCGCTGTTGCCGCTGATGCACCTGTGTCAGGAGGAGGCCGGGTATCTGACAGAGGACGCTATGCGTGAGCTGGCGGCCCGTCTTGATCTGCCGCCGATCCAGGTGGCGGAGGTCGCTACGTTTTACGACATGTTCCGCCTGAAGCCGGGCGGACAGCGAGAGATCTGGGTCTGCCATAATTTGAGTTGCGCGCTCTTGGGCGCCGAACAGGTGATCCGGCGTCTCGAAGAGGCGCTGGGGATCAGCGCTGGAGAGACAACATCCGATGGACTGTTTACGATCAAGCGGGTTGAGTGTCTTGCGGCCTGCGGGCGCGCCCCGGCGATCCAAGTGGGACCGGATTATTATGGCCCGGTCTCGGCCACAGATGTCGATGAGCTGGTAGCGCGACTGCGAAAGGAATTAGCCGACAGCGATCAATTATAGGGGCAGGGCATGCCCTGCCCAAAGGGGGCGCAGCAGGCAGCGCCCCTACACTTCTATGAGCGAAAAGATTCTCACGAAGCGATTTGAGATCCCGGGGTATGGCGGGACCTGCGAGGAGTACGTGGCCACCGGAGGGTATCAGGCCATTGCGAAGGCGCTCAAAGAGCATACCCCCGCCAGCCTGATCGATCTGGTAAAGCGGTCGGGGCTCAGAGGACGGGGGGGCGCAGGCTTCCCCACCGGCGTCAAGTGGGGTTTTGTGCCCAAGGGTTCGGAACTACCCAAGTATCTCATCTGTAATGCCGATGAGAGCGAGCCGGGAACGTTCAAAGATCGGGAACTGATCATGCGGGACCCGCACCAGCTCATCGAAGGAATCCTGCTGGCCAGTTTCGCCATCGGGTGTCGGACCGCCTATATCTACATCAGGGGCGAGTTCATTGCGGGCGCGCGCATCCTCGAACAGGCGATCAGCGATGCGGCCGCCCGTGGTCTCGTGGGGAAGAATATCCTGGGGGGCAGCTTCAGCGTGGACGTCCACGCGCACCGGGGTGCCGGCGCCTACATCTGCGGAGAGGAGACCGCGCTACTCGAATCGTTGGAGGGCAAACGTGGGTTACCGCGACTCAAGCCTCCGTTTCCCGCCACGTCCGGGCTCTATCGCAAGCCCACCGTCGTCAACAATGTGGAAACCCTCAGCACCATTCCGCACATCGTGATGCGTGGCGCCGAGTGGTTCTCGAGCATTGGGACCCCCAAGAGTACGGGTACCCGGATTTTCGGGGTAAGCGGCCACGTTCGCCGGCCCGGTATCTACGAGTGCCCGATCGACGTCCCGATGCGGGAGCTGATCTTTGAGCATGCGGGCGGGATGCGTGAAGGGCGCCGTCTGAAGGCGGTCATTCCCGGCGGCTCCTCGGTGCCGGTGCTGACTGAGCGACACCTGGATACCAGGATGGACTTTGAGTCGTTGGCCACAGCAGGCTCTATGGCCGGGTCCGGCGGCGTCATCGTGATGGATGAGACCACCTGTATGGTTCGAGTGGGAGAGGTCGTCTCTCGATTCTATCACCATGAGTCGTGTGGGCAGTGTACGCAGTGCCGCGAGGGGACGGCGTGGCTGCACAAAACGCTGCGAAGGATCGAAGAGGGTCGCGGGCGGACAGCAGATCTCGATCTGCTCTTGGACATCTGCGACAACATGAAGGGCAAGACTATCTGCCCCTTAAGCGATGCCGCCGCTATGCCGATTGAAAGCTACCTGAAGTACTTTCGCGATGAATTCGAGCAGCACGTCGTGGAGCGCGGCTGCCCGTTCGGACCCATACACCGATCGTAGACGGGCGACAAGGGAGCATGATGCCAGAGGGCGCCTTCTTCGTCATCATGGTGACGAAGATCGTCGTGGTGTTCGGGCTGATGTTGCTGAGTGTCACCTACCTGACCTGGCTGGAACGCAAGGTCATCGGCGACATCCAGGTCCGGCTCGGTCCGATGCGGGTTGGGCCCCACGGTCTGCTACAGCCGATCGCCGACGCGCTCAAGCTCCTGTTCAAGGAAGACATCATTCCCCAGGCGGCAGACCGGACGCTGTACATCCTGGCCCCCGCGGTCGCGCTGATCCCCGCCTTTATCTCCTTCGCAGTGATTCCTTTCGGAGACCAGGTCCGACTCTTCGGACGGACCATCGACATGGTCATCACTGACGTTAATATCGGGCTGCTATACGTGTTCGGTGTGGCCTCGCTCGGCGTCTATGGGATCGTCCTGGGCGGATGGGCCTCGAACAACAAGTACGCGCTGCTTGGAGGGCTGCGTTCCTCAGCCCAGATGATCAGCTATGAACTCTCCTTGGGCCTGTCGGTGGTGGGTGTGGTGATGCTGTCGCAGTCGCTGAGCCTGGTGGGGATTGTGGGCGCTCAAGCAAGGACGTGGTTTATCGTCCTTCAGCCGATCGGATTCATTATCTTCCTGATCTGCGCTGTCGCCGAGACCAACCGCGCTCCCTTCGACCTTCCAGAGGCCGAGACGGAACTGGTGGCCGGCTTCCACGTCGAGTACAGCTCCATGAAGTTCGCCATGTACTTCATGGCTGAGTACGCCAACATAATCACCGTGTCGGCCATGGCGACGACGCTATTTCTGGGCGGGTGGAGGGGGCCGTGGTTGCCGCCGGTGGTCTGGTTTCTCGCCAAGCTCTACCTGTTTATTTTCCTCTTTATCTGGCTCCGAGGCACGCTGCCGCGCTTCAGATACGACCAATTGATGCGATTCGGATGGAAGGTTCTGCTGCCCGTCGCGCTGGCTAACATTATGGTGACGGCTGTGTTTGTGGCGTTGAGGTAAGGATGGAATGGCTGGTGTTTGTGCCGCTGGCCGCAATGGCGCTTGTCACCGCGGTACTGGTCATCGTCCTGCGAAACCCGGTCTACTGCGCGCTCTCGCTCATCGGGACGTTTTTCGCGCTGTCGGGGATCTATCTGCTGCTGCAGGCGCAATTCGTCGCCGTCGTACAGGTAATCGTCTACGCCGGAGCGATCATGGTCTTGTTCCTGTTTGTGGTGATGTTGCTCGACCTGGGTCATGAACCACCCGCCTGGCTGCAACGAGATCGGCCCAGGCTCGTACTCGGCATCAGTCTGACGCTACTGCTGCTCATTGAGCTGGCGATCCCCATCGGCTCCAGCACTTCTCGTGCTCCCCAGGGCCCCTATACATCAGAACTCGTAGGCACCGTCGGAAATACTCAACTCGTCGGACGCCTCTTATTTACCGATTTTCTCATCCCATTTGAGATCACCTCTATCATCCTCCTTATCGCCATCATTGGCGCCATGGTCTTGGCCAGGAGGTAGCGAAATGCGGTGCGAAGCGCAAAATCCCCCCCAACCCCCCTTTATTAAAGGGGGGTTGGGGAGATTTGGTACGAGGTGCGGGGGGCGATGACAGCAACTGTGCCTTTGAGCGCATATCTGATCCTGGGCGCCGCTCTCTTTGTCATCGGGGTCGCCGGGGTGCTGATCCGGCGCAATGTACTGGTGATCTTCATGGCGATCGAGTTGATGCTGAATGCGGTCAATCTCACCTTTGTGGCGTTCTCGAGGTTTCTTCACTCCATGGATGGACAGATCGTTGTGTTATTTGTGATGGCGGTGGCAGCGGCCGAGGTGGCAGTGGGGTTGGCCATCATCATTGCGCTGTATAGAAACAAAGAGTCCGTGAATGTGGACGAGATCAATCTGCTGAAGGGATAGCGCGATGACGCGGGAGGGGTACGCACGATGATCTGGCTGATTCCCGTTGTTCCGCTGGCGGGAAGTCTCGTCGTCGGTCTGATCGGCCGCCGGATGCCGCGAAGGCTGGTGGCGGTGATCGCCTGCGGCGCCCCATCGCTTTCGCTGCTACTTTCCCTGATGGCCTTTGTCCGTCTCCTGCAGATGCCGGCGGAAGGGCGCCTGCTCCGCTCCTCCCTCGGCTCCTGGATCGCCTCCGGCGATTTCTCGGTCTCGTTCGGGTTTCTGTTTGATCCTCTCTCTGCCATCATGGCGCTGGTGGTGTGCGGCGTGGGCCTGCTGATCCACATCTACTCGATCGGCTATATGGGGGAGGACCGCGACTACCACCGCTTCTTTTCGCTGCTCAATCTCTTCCTGGCCGAGATGCTGGTCCTGGTCCTGGCCGATAACTACCTCCTGCTCTTTGTAGGATGGGAGGGGGTGGGCCTCTGTTCGTACCTGTTGATCGGTTTCTGGTTTGAGCGACCGGCTGCGGCATCCGCCGGGACCAAGGCCTTTCTGGTGAACCGGATCGGCGACAGCGCGATGGTTGTGGGGCTGATCTGGATGATTGCGCTGTTCGGGTCGCTGGACTTTCAGACCGTATTGACAGAAGCGCCGACCGTGCTTACGCACGGCTCTGTGACCGCATTGCTGCTTACCCTCCTCCTCTTCATTGGGGCGACCGGTAAGTCGGCGCAGCTCCCATTGTATGTCTGGTTGCCTGATGCGATGGAGGGCCCTACGCCCGTCTCAGCGCTTATTCATGCGGCTACCATGGTGACAGCGGGCGTCTATCTGGTCGCGCGTTCCGCTCCCCTGTTCCAGCTCGCGCCCGTCAGCCTGGAGGTCATCGCCTGGGTCGGCGGCCTCACGGCCCTGTATGCCGCAAGCATCGCCCTGGTACAGACTGATATCAAGCGGATTGTTGCCTACTCGACCATCTCTCAGCTCGGCTACATGTTTTTGGGCCTGGGAGTCGGGGCATACGCCGCGGGGGTCTTTCACCTGATGACCCATGCCTTTTTCAAGGCTCTCCTCTTTCTGTCGGCGGGATCGGTGATTCATGCGCTGGACGGCGAGCAGGATATACGGAATATGGGAGGGCTACGGCAATCCCTTCGCGTCACTGCGGGGAGCTTTCTTGTCGGCGCGCTGGCGAATGCCGGGATTGCCCCCTTTGCCGGCTTCTGGAGTAAGGATGAGATCCTCTCCGCCGCCTATGGCTCTGGGCATCAGGCGCTCTGGGTCATTGGAGTGCTGACCGCGGCCGGCACCGGGTTCTACATGTTTCGCCTTTACTTCCTTGCCTTCGAGGGGAAGTCGAGGCTCGACGCCCATACGCTTAACCACCTGCACGAGGCGCCGTGGAGCATGCGGCTGCCACTAGTATTGTTGGCGCTCGGATCCGCGACTGTAGGGTTTGTCGGTGTCCCGCCAGGGTCTGGCCAGTTTCAGCGCTTTCTGGGCTCAGTCTTCCCCGCGTCGGTGCATGAAGGCTCGGCCGAGTCGAGTTCCGGGGCTGTGCTTGCGGTTGCGGCCCTTGTGATGGCAGCAGGTGGGATCGCCATAGCCTTTCGTTACTATCTTCTGAACCCTGAAAGAGCTGAGGCGCTTGCCGCGCGATATCCCTCGCTGTATCGTACCCTCTTTCACAAATATTGGGTTGATGAGCTATACGACGCGGCTGTGATCCACCCGACCATCGCCTCGGCCCGCGCCATATCGGAGTCGTTCGATGCGCGCATGGTCGATGGGTCGGTCAACGGCGTTGCTGCGATTGCAACCCGTACCGGGAGCCTGCTGAGGCGGCTTCAAACCGGCCATGTTCCGGCTTATATTCTGTCGATTCTGGTAGGTGCAGTGGTCCTCTTGGGGTACCTGGTGTTTTCCGGATAGCGCGCAGAGGAAGGTATGACTCAGACGGGTGGTCCGATCCTCTCAATACTTATCGCGCTTCCACTGGGTGGCGCTCTCCTGCTCACATATGTCGATGGGGCGCGAGAAGCGCTGATCAAGCGGCTCGCGCTGGCCGTCTCATGCCTGGATGTGCTCCTTTCCCTGATCGTGTACGCGCAATTCGATCCGGCCAAGGCCGGCATGCAGTTCGTTGAGCGCGCGCCGTGGATCCCCTCAATCGGCAGCAGCTATGTTCTCGGCGTGGATGGGATCAGCCTGCCGCTGTTGCTCCTCACGACGTTTCTCACGCCTATCGCCATCCTTGCCTCCTTCTCCGGGATTACGAGCCGGGTAAAGGCGTACATGATCTGCATGCTGCTGCTCCAAGGCGGCATGATCGGCGTGTTTGTCGCCCTGGATCTGGTGCTCTTCTACGTCTTCTGGGAAGGGATGCTGATCCCGATGTATTTTCTGATCGGGGTCTGGGGCGGCCAAAGGCGGATCTATGCCACGTTGAAGTTTGTCCTCTATACGATGGCGGGAAGCGTCCTGATGCTGCTGGCGATGATCGCCCTAGCCTTCCTGCATCAAGGGAGCGCGAGTCGGTTGTCGTTTGACCTCCTGGAACTGATCGGCGGATCGATCCCGTATGGGACGCAACTGTGGCTCTTCGCCGCCTTTGCCCTCGCCTTTGCCATCAAGGTGCCGATGTTTCCGTTTCACACCTGGCTTCCGGACGCCCACGTGGAGGCGCCTACGGCGGGAAGCGTCCTATTGGCCGGGGTGCTCTTGAAGATGGGGACGTACGGGTTTCTCCGATTCGCGCTTCCGCTCTTTCCGGAAGCGGCCGCCGCCTTTACCCCTTTAATCTCTGCGCTTGCCGTGATCGGCATCCTGTACGGCGCGCTGGTCGCCATGGTTCAGGATGATCTCAAGCGGCTGGTGGCCTATAGCTCAGTGAGTCACCTGGGATTCGTGATGCTGGGTATCTTTGCCATGAACCTGCAGTCCGTCGAGGGCTCAATCCTCCAAATGGTCAATCATGGCCTCTCCACTGGTGCCCTCTTCCTGCTGGTTGGGATGATCTATGAGCGACGCCACACCAGGATGATAGAAGAGTTCGGTGGACTCTCCCGGACGGTTCCCCGCTTCGCGCTCTGTTTCCTGGTTGTCACGATGTCGTCCATTGGCCTGCCAGGCCTGAACGGATTTGTGGGTGAGTTTCTGATCCTGACCGGGACATTCCGCGTCCACAAAGGATTTGCGGTCCTCGCGACCCTTGGGGTCATCCTGGCAGCGGTCTATATGCTCTGGATGTGGCAACGCGTAATGTGGGGGCAAAGCCGACGGGTTGAGAATCTTACGCTCAACGATATCGGCCGCCGTGAGATGGCGATACTGATCCCGATTATCCTGCTCATTCTGTGGATTGGCCTGAATCCCAATCCCCTCCTCAGAAGGATGGATGCGTCGGTGGGGCAGCTCTTGGACGGCATGCGGAGCGCGACGTCCGAAGTGCGGAGCGCGAATTGATGGAGCTTGTGCTGCCTCAGATTGACTGGGCTCCCTTTGCGCCGCTTGCACCGGTAGCCCTGGGCGGTCTCACGACGTTGATGGCAGAACTCTTTCTCCCGCCAGAGCGGAAGCATCTCACCGCTATCCTAAGCCTGATGGCCCTCGCTGTGTCGATCCTTCTGTCGATCGGCTTATGGGAGCCTGTCCTCGACCCAGATCGGGGAATGGTTCGCTACGGGCTTCATGACGCGGTCGTCTTAGACCGATTCTCGCTCTTCTTTTATCTTGTGCTTGGCTTGATTGGCATACTGACAATCCTGCTGTCGATGGGCTATCTTGACACTACCGTCGCCGATCAGGGCGAGTATTACAGCCTGGTGCTCTTCTCGGCGTTGGGGATGATGCTCATGGCCGCAGGGGGGGACCTGATCGTGATTTTTCTGGGGCTGGAAACCTTCTCGCTCGCCCTGTACACGCTCGCCGGGTTCCGGAAGGCCGAGCTTCGCTCGAACGAGTCGGCGCTGAAGTACCTCCTGCTCGGGGCCTTTGCCAGCGGATTTTTCCTCTATGGTATTGCCCTGATGTATGGGGCAACCGGCACGACCGTACTCCGGCAGATTGCGGCCTTTCTGGCTGATGGGCATCCCCCCGCGCCCCTGTTCATGATCGGGGGAGGGTTGCTGTTGGTTGGGTTCGGCTTCAAGATCGCCTCCGTCCCGTTCCATATGTGGGCCCCGGACGTCTATGAGGGGGCGCCAACCTCGGTCACCGCATTCATGATCGCCGGGACCAAGGCCGCCGCCTTTGCCGCCTTCCTGCGGGTATTTCTTCTGGCATTACCTGCCCTTCACGTGCGTTGGTCGGTTGCGATCTGGATTCTGGCGGTCCTCACCATGACCGTGGGCAATCTGGTTGCCCTGGTTCAAAGCAACATCAAGCGGATGCTGGCCTACAGCTCGATCGCCCATGCCGGATATCTGTTGGTCGCGTTGGTCGCCGGCGGATCATCCGGAGTTGCCAGCATCCTCTTCTACCTGGTCGCCTATGCCCTGATGAACCTGGGCGCCTTCGCTGTCATCATCGCGTTGCAAGGTCATGAGCGAGAGCGGCTGTTGCTGACCGACTACGCCGGTCTCGGATGGCAACGGCCGGTCCTGGCCGCCTGCATGGCTGTCTTCATGTTCTCGCTGGCCGGGATCCCTCCGACAGCCGGTTTCATGGGTAAGCTGTACATCTTCAGCGCCGCCCTTGAAGGTCACTATCCTGGCCTGGCAGTGATCGGTGTCCTGAACAGCGTGGTCTCGGTCTACTTTTATCTCCGGGTTATCGTCATCATGTACATGAGTGAGGCAGCTTCCCCGCCACCGCTCGTCCCGGCATCTGCGGCGGCCGTCCTGGCCGTGCTGGTCTCTGTGCTGGGAACCCTTCACCTTGGCCTGTTCCCGGCGAGGTTGCTCGATCTGGCGCGGCAGTCGGTCTCCGCTATTGTAGGATGAGAGGGTCTGTATCCATGAAAGCGATCAAGATTCCCGAGAAAACCATAACCCGACTTTCGATCTATCTGCGATGCGTGGAAGAGTTAGAGAATGAAGGGACGGCGAGCGTCTCGTCCAAGCAACTGGCCGATCGTTTCGCCCTGAATTCCGCCCAGGTGCGAAAAGACCTTGCCTACTTTGGCCAGTTCGGCATCAGGGGTCTGGGGTACTACGTGACCCCTCTCCGGCATAGTCTGGAGGAGATTCTTGGCCTCAAGCGGGCGTGGGAGGTGGCCTTGGTCGGGTTGGGGAACCTGGGCTCTGCATTGATTGCCTACAAGGGGTTCCAGGAGAAGGGATTCAAGATCTCTGCCGTGTTCGACCGGGACCCCGCCAAGATCGGTCGGCGGATTGAAGGGATCCAGGTGATGGATACCGGGACGATCGTTTCGGTCATCCGTAAGCGGAAAATCAAGATTGGGATCTTGGCTGTTCCCGCCGCCGGCGCCCAGGCCATCCTCGACGCGCTCGTGAAGGGGGGGGTCATTGCGGTCTTAAACTTCGCCCCCACCCAACTGACAGTCCCCGATTCGGTGAAGGTCCAGAACGTTGACCTGTCAGCCCTCTTGAAGACGCTCAGCTACCATATCGCCAGAGCGGAGCAGCCGAGAGCCCGCACGTCTTAACCCCAAGGACGGGCTACTTCTTCCGGTTCATGGAGTTAGTCTGGGCGTCTTGATGCGCTCCGGACGCCTCACCCATTGACGCTTGCCCTCTCGATAAATGGCTCGAACGTCTCGTACGGCTTCGCGGGGTTGCCGGGTTACCGAGACTCCTGATTCCCTTGGAGGACAGCTCACGATGAATAATTCGATACCCTACGCTGACGAAGCAAGAACCAGGCATAGAGCAGGGTGAGGAGGATCACGTTGGGAATGAAGATCTCCGGCCTCCCCCACGGCCAGCCGTTGACCTTGAAATCCGATATCGGCCAGAGAAACGGCGTGGGAAAAAATCGATAGGAATGTGTGAAGATGTCAACGAGAATATGCAGCCCCCAGGCGCCCGTCTCCCAGATCGGCTTCCGGACCACCACCCACAGGAGCGCGAACGCGACGAGGAAGATGACCAGACTGTGTGTGACGCTGTACACGCGATGGACGTAGGCCGGGAAGAGCGAAGGGTCAGGGGGTTCGTGACCAAAGTGCGGACGTTCAGCTAGGCCGAGGACCACGGCGAGGTAAAAGGGCCCGAACGCACTCAGATCCGGGAGGATGCCAAAGCAAAACGCCAGCCCGTAACTCCGCCGGTTTTCTCTTCCGAAGGCGATCCCGCCCCAGAGCCCATGTGACACGATATCCATCTGAGAATTACCGCCCGGCCATGCCAGCCTGAAAACACAAGGGCCGTACTCGTGTCCGGTGCGACTGCGATTGCGAGCACCCTGGCCTTAGTGCCTTGCCAGTGTCAGTTCGGCGTGGTCGCGCGTTAGCGCCCGCTACACACTATCGGGTCTGCGGCCGTATAAATCCACGGCTTGGTGCGCGGCTGGGCGAGGCGCGCGATGTAGGTGACCATCTGATGGCCGTGGAAGGCGCCGCTATCGCGCACGTTCTTAAGATCGTCCAGCAGCGCGATGCCGAACGGCCTGTGAGACAGATCCTCCCGCGCGGCCTCGAAGTACGGGGAGTCGAGCAACAGCAGGACGCTCCCGCCGTGCGCGTAGCCGAGGGAGGGGACGAACGGCACCACGTCGTCGCAACCCACCACGCGCGTGGTCTTCTGCATCAGGCGATTGAAGGCGGAGACGCCCGCAGTGTCGGTCACCTTCGGCTGACCGAAGGTGACAAGCCGCTCTACGGTGCTACCCGCCTGCTCGAGGCGCATCGCCAGCAGCAGCGCCGCGGCGCCCCCGAGAGAATGCCCGGTCAGGCCCACGGTATAGCCCGGCTTCAGGAGCCGCTTTGCCTTCAAGTCCTCATCCACGGCGCGCGCAACGGCCGCAAAGCCGGGATGGACGCGGATGGTGAGTGTGTGATCCTCCCGGGGCACCGCCTCGGCATCGGTCAGCAACTGGCGGAAGTCCTGCGTTCCCTCAATGCCGATATAGTGCCTGTGGGTGGTGTCGTCCGTCCCGAGCACGTACGCCGTCGTCGTCCCCGGCACGCCCCCGGCGACGGGAAGGTTGGTCACGCGGACGAACCCGGTGTTCGGAAGGGTCGGCATGACAGGCGACGTTCGATAGGCTGCCTGCGCGATGGGCGCGTACAACGCAATGTCGGGCGCCCACGCGGCGTATTGGTCCAGCATCCAGGTGCGTTCCGATGGAGTCAGTGTCGGGGCGCATCCCGCGAGGAGCAGGACGCCGAGCGCGAGGAGTACGCGCGACTGCCTCATGGCTTGACGCCAATCGAGACATTGCCGACGGACTGAACGGAGCAGGGCCGTGGTCGCCAGGAGCAGAAAAGAGAGCTTCATGGGGAACCTCCTCTCAATCCGGACAGCCTATTATTTTCCCTTCTGACTGAGCAGGGCATTGATCGATCTTTGAAACTCCTCCTCCGTCATCGCCCCGTCCGAGCGTCCGTATAAG encodes the following:
- a CDS encoding NADH-quinone oxidoreductase subunit M yields the protein MTQTGGPILSILIALPLGGALLLTYVDGAREALIKRLALAVSCLDVLLSLIVYAQFDPAKAGMQFVERAPWIPSIGSSYVLGVDGISLPLLLLTTFLTPIAILASFSGITSRVKAYMICMLLLQGGMIGVFVALDLVLFYVFWEGMLIPMYFLIGVWGGQRRIYATLKFVLYTMAGSVLMLLAMIALAFLHQGSASRLSFDLLELIGGSIPYGTQLWLFAAFALAFAIKVPMFPFHTWLPDAHVEAPTAGSVLLAGVLLKMGTYGFLRFALPLFPEAAAAFTPLISALAVIGILYGALVAMVQDDLKRLVAYSSVSHLGFVMLGIFAMNLQSVEGSILQMVNHGLSTGALFLLVGMIYERRHTRMIEEFGGLSRTVPRFALCFLVVTMSSIGLPGLNGFVGEFLILTGTFRVHKGFAVLATLGVILAAVYMLWMWQRVMWGQSRRVENLTLNDIGRREMAILIPIILLILWIGLNPNPLLRRMDASVGQLLDGMRSATSEVRSAN
- a CDS encoding metal-dependent hydrolase gives rise to the protein MDIVSHGLWGGIAFGRENRRSYGLAFCFGILPDLSAFGPFYLAVVLGLAERPHFGHEPPDPSLFPAYVHRVYSVTHSLVIFLVAFALLWVVVRKPIWETGAWGLHILVDIFTHSYRFFPTPFLWPISDFKVNGWPWGRPEIFIPNVILLTLLYAWFLLRQRRVSNYSS
- a CDS encoding redox-sensing transcriptional repressor Rex is translated as MKAIKIPEKTITRLSIYLRCVEELENEGTASVSSKQLADRFALNSAQVRKDLAYFGQFGIRGLGYYVTPLRHSLEEILGLKRAWEVALVGLGNLGSALIAYKGFQEKGFKISAVFDRDPAKIGRRIEGIQVMDTGTIVSVIRKRKIKIGILAVPAAGAQAILDALVKGGVIAVLNFAPTQLTVPDSVKVQNVDLSALLKTLSYHIARAEQPRARTS
- a CDS encoding NAD(P)H-dependent oxidoreductase subunit E encodes the protein MTEETIQAILARYPDRRSALLPLMHLCQEEAGYLTEDAMRELAARLDLPPIQVAEVATFYDMFRLKPGGQREIWVCHNLSCALLGAEQVIRRLEEALGISAGETTSDGLFTIKRVECLAACGRAPAIQVGPDYYGPVSATDVDELVARLRKELADSDQL
- the nuoF gene encoding NADH-quinone oxidoreductase subunit NuoF; this translates as MSEKILTKRFEIPGYGGTCEEYVATGGYQAIAKALKEHTPASLIDLVKRSGLRGRGGAGFPTGVKWGFVPKGSELPKYLICNADESEPGTFKDRELIMRDPHQLIEGILLASFAIGCRTAYIYIRGEFIAGARILEQAISDAAARGLVGKNILGGSFSVDVHAHRGAGAYICGEETALLESLEGKRGLPRLKPPFPATSGLYRKPTVVNNVETLSTIPHIVMRGAEWFSSIGTPKSTGTRIFGVSGHVRRPGIYECPIDVPMRELIFEHAGGMREGRRLKAVIPGGSSVPVLTERHLDTRMDFESLATAGSMAGSGGVIVMDETTCMVRVGEVVSRFYHHESCGQCTQCREGTAWLHKTLRRIEEGRGRTADLDLLLDICDNMKGKTICPLSDAAAMPIESYLKYFRDEFEQHVVERGCPFGPIHRS
- the nuoL gene encoding NADH-quinone oxidoreductase subunit L encodes the protein MIWLIPVVPLAGSLVVGLIGRRMPRRLVAVIACGAPSLSLLLSLMAFVRLLQMPAEGRLLRSSLGSWIASGDFSVSFGFLFDPLSAIMALVVCGVGLLIHIYSIGYMGEDRDYHRFFSLLNLFLAEMLVLVLADNYLLLFVGWEGVGLCSYLLIGFWFERPAAASAGTKAFLVNRIGDSAMVVGLIWMIALFGSLDFQTVLTEAPTVLTHGSVTALLLTLLLFIGATGKSAQLPLYVWLPDAMEGPTPVSALIHAATMVTAGVYLVARSAPLFQLAPVSLEVIAWVGGLTALYAASIALVQTDIKRIVAYSTISQLGYMFLGLGVGAYAAGVFHLMTHAFFKALLFLSAGSVIHALDGEQDIRNMGGLRQSLRVTAGSFLVGALANAGIAPFAGFWSKDEILSAAYGSGHQALWVIGVLTAAGTGFYMFRLYFLAFEGKSRLDAHTLNHLHEAPWSMRLPLVLLALGSATVGFVGVPPGSGQFQRFLGSVFPASVHEGSAESSSGAVLAVAALVMAAGGIAIAFRYYLLNPERAEALAARYPSLYRTLFHKYWVDELYDAAVIHPTIASARAISESFDARMVDGSVNGVAAIATRTGSLLRRLQTGHVPAYILSILVGAVVLLGYLVFSG
- the nuoH gene encoding NADH-quinone oxidoreductase subunit NuoH, with the translated sequence MPEGAFFVIMVTKIVVVFGLMLLSVTYLTWLERKVIGDIQVRLGPMRVGPHGLLQPIADALKLLFKEDIIPQAADRTLYILAPAVALIPAFISFAVIPFGDQVRLFGRTIDMVITDVNIGLLYVFGVASLGVYGIVLGGWASNNKYALLGGLRSSAQMISYELSLGLSVVGVVMLSQSLSLVGIVGAQARTWFIVLQPIGFIIFLICAVAETNRAPFDLPEAETELVAGFHVEYSSMKFAMYFMAEYANIITVSAMATTLFLGGWRGPWLPPVVWFLAKLYLFIFLFIWLRGTLPRFRYDQLMRFGWKVLLPVALANIMVTAVFVALR
- a CDS encoding NADH-quinone oxidoreductase subunit N, giving the protein MELVLPQIDWAPFAPLAPVALGGLTTLMAELFLPPERKHLTAILSLMALAVSILLSIGLWEPVLDPDRGMVRYGLHDAVVLDRFSLFFYLVLGLIGILTILLSMGYLDTTVADQGEYYSLVLFSALGMMLMAAGGDLIVIFLGLETFSLALYTLAGFRKAELRSNESALKYLLLGAFASGFFLYGIALMYGATGTTVLRQIAAFLADGHPPAPLFMIGGGLLLVGFGFKIASVPFHMWAPDVYEGAPTSVTAFMIAGTKAAAFAAFLRVFLLALPALHVRWSVAIWILAVLTMTVGNLVALVQSNIKRMLAYSSIAHAGYLLVALVAGGSSGVASILFYLVAYALMNLGAFAVIIALQGHERERLLLTDYAGLGWQRPVLAACMAVFMFSLAGIPPTAGFMGKLYIFSAALEGHYPGLAVIGVLNSVVSVYFYLRVIVIMYMSEAASPPPLVPASAAAVLAVLVSVLGTLHLGLFPARLLDLARQSVSAIVG
- a CDS encoding NADH-quinone oxidoreductase subunit J — its product is MEWLVFVPLAAMALVTAVLVIVLRNPVYCALSLIGTFFALSGIYLLLQAQFVAVVQVIVYAGAIMVLFLFVVMLLDLGHEPPAWLQRDRPRLVLGISLTLLLLIELAIPIGSSTSRAPQGPYTSELVGTVGNTQLVGRLLFTDFLIPFEITSIILLIAIIGAMVLARR
- the nuoK gene encoding NADH-quinone oxidoreductase subunit NuoK, whose translation is MPLSAYLILGAALFVIGVAGVLIRRNVLVIFMAIELMLNAVNLTFVAFSRFLHSMDGQIVVLFVMAVAAAEVAVGLAIIIALYRNKESVNVDEINLLKG